The Acidobacteriota bacterium nucleotide sequence CTGGTCCATTTCGAGCGTGGAATTTGTTTCCATTCCATTTCAGAAGAAAAAGCAAAGGTGGGGCCAATCATTGGCGAGAGCCACGCCAGCCCAAGATTGAGACCGTACTCAATCACCCCAGCCCGTCTCAGGTGAGCTATCAACTGGGGACGGGCTAACAAGCCGACCGCAATCGCCGTCACCAGCAAATTCAGTCCTCGAAGCGTCGGGGAATCACGCCAGACGCAGGCGGCTGAGAAAACGACCGCCATCAGCAGCAGCCAGTGGTCACTGGTTCTTTTTTCCTGACACCATCGGTAGGTCAGAAAGAGCAGTGAGCCGCCAAACCCAGCCACCCATAAAAAAATATTGGCCCCCCAGGGGATTTCCCGCAGCAGCAGGTCCGCCGTCAGGCCATTGAATAGAGAAACGATAAGTACTTCCAAGCCAAGCCGCATTTTTGAATCCATATCAGTTGCTCCCGTGAACTGAAATTAAATTGGTTGAATCTTTCAAACTATTGATTCCAGGAGAATTAAAGGTGATTTCGAAATCAGTTGCCAGTGTTTGATTCAACAGGGCAATTAGCTTGCCACAGCTTGTGGAAGGGCACCGAAGCGTCGGTCACGACGCCGAAAATCACTCACCGCAGCTTCAAGCTCCGTCACCTGGAAATCAGGCCAGTGGCTTTTGGTAAAGAAAAATTCGGCATAGGCGCACTCCCAAAGTAGGAAATCACTCAGCCGTTGCTCACCGCTGGTGCGAATGAGTAAATCCACATCAGGGGCTGCCGATTGACTGTTGTGGACCTGGCCAAGGAGTGTGGCAAAGGTGTCGCGGGTCAATTCAGGAAGGGTGGCTATCTTTTGAACCGCCTGCAGGATGGCATCTCGCGATGAATAGTCCACCGCAATTCGAAGGTGCAACCGATTGCCCTGGCAGGTAAGTTTTTCGGCGCGGATGATTTCCTCAACCACTGGTGCTGGGAGCCGGTCTCGGCGGCCGAGGACTTCGAGGCGGATCCCATGGCGGGCACATCGCACGGCTTCACGTCTCAAAAAAGCCCGGAGCAATTGCATCAGGGCTGTGACCTCGGGTGCAGGTCGTTTCCAGTTGTCTGATGAAAAGGCATAGAGCGTCAGGATGTTGATTCCGGCATTTGGCGCGGCCTCAACAATGCGGCGGACAGTTTCAACTCCAGCCCGGTGACCAGCGACGCGAGGCAGTCCGCGCTGAGTCGCCCACCGTCCGTTGCCGTCCATAATGATGGCGACGTGAATTCCATGAAGTTCTGTTTGTGTCAAAGTGCTTTGTTTCATAAAGTAAACCTCCAAAAAAAATTGCCTGCGCCCTAGCGGGGGCGCATGGCTTGAATCAACGTTTCCATGTGGTTGAGATATCGTTCCAGGGCGTCACGACCAGACTGGGTGAGCCGGTATTCAGTTTTGGGCAGTCGCCCATCGAAAAATTTGGTGCAGGTAATGTAGTTGGCTTCTTCAAGTTTTCGGGCATGGACGCTCAGATTCCCGTCCGTGGTGTTCATCAATTTTTTGAGATCGTTAAAGGTTAAGGATTCATTGACCGCAAGGGCGCTCACGATGCCCAGACGCATCCGTTCGTGGATGAGCCGGTCGAGTTCGAGGGCGCTTGCTTCGGTTGGGGCTTTTCCAGGGATTTCCTGGAGCTTGGGAGTCTCTGAACTGGCGTGGAGATTTAACTCCCGTGCCAGTGCGTTGTGTTTTGCCATATCAACCTCCGTACTTCCTGGCAATGATCAGGCCGAAAATAATGTGCAGTCCGCCAAATCCTGCCGCCATAAATGCGTTGCCCCAGGCTGGCGGGCTAAACAAAGCCACGGTCCCAATCGAAATGAAACACACCCCCATCAGTGGTACGATGCGCACCGAAAATGCGCCTCCGGTGACGATTCCAGTTCCATACATCAGCAGCCACAGTCCTGGGATTATGTGAATCAGGCCGGCACGATACATCACCACCGTCAATAATCCGCCAACCAGCAGTGGGGGCGATAAGCTCAACACAAATTTCCGGCTGGGAACGGACAATAAAGAAATGTTTACGATTCGTGCTTTTCGGATCATCATGCCAAACCCAATGGCAATCGCCACGCCGGCTTCGACCAGCCACGCCTGGAGCCACCGGGTCGGTGATGACAGGTTTGCCGCCCAGGTTGCCGCCAGCAGGGCCGTAATGCCCATCCAGACACCTCCCCAGCCGGGCACTGCGGTAAACGCCGAAGCATTTTCCATTGCTTCGCGGATAAAGCGCAAGTTATCCATCGCACGCGCGTGGAGTGCTGGTGGGTCATTTGGTTGTTTTGGAAATGGATGAATCGCAGCCACGGGCGGATAGTTGCATATGCTCTTGATTGTTGACAAGTACTTTTTGGAATAAAGTCCTCTTGCGAAATTCCCGGCTTTCATTTATTGAGTTTTATCCCTTGTTGGAGTCTTTCGCCTATGTCCACTCTTGGAAAAATCTGTCCCACCTGCAAGCAGACATTTGCCGCGACGATCAATTTCTGCCCGGCGGATAGCGAGGTCCTGGAATTTGACCTGAATTCGCTGGTGGGAACTTTGCTCGATGGGCAGTATCAGGTTGAAGAACTCCTGGGAAAAGGCGGCATGGGCGCTGTCTATCGAGCCCGGCACAGTCGGCTTGGGGACATGGTGGCGATCAAGATTTTGCCATTGCACTTAAGTGGGAACCCGGAATATCAGCGGCGATTTGTGCGGGAAGGCCAGGCGGCTCGACTGTTTCGGCATCCAAATGCCGTAGCCGTTTTCGATTTGAGGGAAACCAGCGATGGCTTGCTCTATATGGTTCAGGAGTACGTCAAAGGGCAAACGCTGACCAAAGAATTAAAAAAACGGCGAGCCTTACCTGCCACCGAAGCCTTTTACCTGTTGGAGCCGATTATGGGC carries:
- a CDS encoding di-trans,poly-cis-decaprenylcistransferase, whose protein sequence is MKQSTLTQTELHGIHVAIIMDGNGRWATQRGLPRVAGHRAGVETVRRIVEAAPNAGINILTLYAFSSDNWKRPAPEVTALMQLLRAFLRREAVRCARHGIRLEVLGRRDRLPAPVVEEIIRAEKLTCQGNRLHLRIAVDYSSRDAILQAVQKIATLPELTRDTFATLLGQVHNSQSAAPDVDLLIRTSGEQRLSDFLLWECAYAEFFFTKSHWPDFQVTELEAAVSDFRRRDRRFGALPQAVAS
- a CDS encoding transcriptional regulator; this encodes MAKHNALARELNLHASSETPKLQEIPGKAPTEASALELDRLIHERMRLGIVSALAVNESLTFNDLKKLMNTTDGNLSVHARKLEEANYITCTKFFDGRLPKTEYRLTQSGRDALERYLNHMETLIQAMRPR